The following proteins come from a genomic window of Myroides odoratus DSM 2801:
- a CDS encoding phosphoribosylaminoimidazolesuccinocarboxamide synthase encodes MELKYQGKTKDVYSLGNHQVLLKFKDDVTGTDGVFDPGANTVGLTIEGAGRSGLKMTKYFFELANANNIPTHYVTADLDEVSMVVKEAVPFGKGLEVICRYRAVGSFFRRYNDYCTEGQALDSFVEITIKDDEKGDPVISEDALAMLGILSHEEYNTLKELTKTICWMVKEELAKKELELYDIKLEFGRDKATNEIILIDEISGGNMRVYQAGQYVAPLDLEKLFLSNL; translated from the coding sequence ATGGAATTAAAGTACCAAGGAAAGACAAAGGATGTTTATAGCTTAGGTAATCATCAAGTACTTCTAAAATTTAAAGACGACGTAACAGGAACAGATGGCGTTTTTGACCCAGGAGCCAATACAGTAGGATTAACGATTGAAGGAGCGGGTAGAAGTGGATTGAAAATGACCAAATACTTCTTCGAATTAGCAAATGCTAACAATATTCCAACGCATTATGTTACTGCTGATTTAGACGAGGTTTCTATGGTTGTAAAAGAAGCAGTTCCTTTCGGAAAAGGATTAGAGGTAATTTGTAGATACCGTGCGGTAGGAAGTTTTTTCAGAAGATATAACGATTATTGTACAGAAGGGCAAGCATTGGATAGCTTTGTTGAAATTACAATTAAAGATGATGAAAAAGGAGATCCAGTAATTTCAGAAGATGCTTTGGCCATGTTGGGTATTTTATCCCATGAGGAATACAATACATTGAAAGAGTTGACTAAAACAATTTGTTGGATGGTGAAAGAAGAGTTAGCCAAAAAAGAGTTGGAACTTTATGATATTAAATTAGAATTTGGTAGAGATAAAGCGACAAATGAAATCATTTTGATTGACGAAATTTCAGGAGGTAATATGAGAGTATACCAAGCAGGTCAATATGTTGCACCATTAGATTTAGAGAAACTTTTTTTAAGTAACTTATAA
- a CDS encoding OmpA family protein produces MKNIYFLVLGLSLLGTQQFYAQSIRGTFYNKENNQVITEGRVSFYNDKGQKVIDMLVDQEGNFEINSKNIDKVQKIVGTAEGYNSAEVVVNNILDDLEVNFNLTKEIGYPRKSQEIGGQGTTLSAATAKSMLPFFIQYDFNSSYFNDDNRAAADQLLRYMQKNTTQAVVIRSYVETRNNAQYNTWMGERRAQRVIDYLVEQGVSPSRLIKDVVHLSQNAKNREGSTGTAKDFRRCDFFIQ; encoded by the coding sequence ATGAAGAACATCTATTTTTTAGTTTTGGGGTTGTCTTTACTTGGCACTCAACAGTTTTATGCCCAAAGTATCCGCGGAACATTCTATAATAAAGAAAACAATCAGGTGATAACCGAAGGAAGAGTGTCTTTTTATAATGATAAAGGACAAAAAGTCATCGATATGTTAGTGGATCAAGAAGGAAATTTCGAGATAAACAGTAAAAATATAGACAAGGTTCAGAAAATTGTGGGTACAGCAGAAGGTTATAATTCAGCTGAAGTTGTGGTAAACAATATTCTCGATGATTTAGAAGTAAATTTCAACCTGACTAAAGAAATAGGGTATCCTAGAAAATCACAAGAAATAGGAGGACAAGGGACAACTTTATCAGCTGCTACGGCTAAGAGTATGTTGCCGTTCTTTATTCAATATGATTTCAATAGTTCTTATTTTAATGATGACAATAGAGCCGCAGCAGATCAATTGTTGCGCTATATGCAAAAAAATACGACACAGGCCGTTGTGATTCGCTCGTATGTAGAAACAAGAAACAACGCCCAATACAACACCTGGATGGGAGAACGCAGAGCACAACGCGTGATTGATTATTTAGTAGAACAGGGAGTAAGCCCAAGTCGCTTAATAAAAGATGTGGTGCACTTGTCTCAAAATGCAAAAAATAGAGAAGGATCAACAGGAACAGCTAAAGATTTTAGACGATGTGATTTCTTCATTCAATAA
- the corA gene encoding magnesium/cobalt transporter CorA — protein MRRVKYSKIRKLQPNTLEYSGSFPDVPISMQLFIYTEDHFEEYNDLSLKEIEEVLKNSSADSIKWFNLHGLHDIELLQEIGEFFQIQSYIMAEILNFGRRTRVEDLDDTLFFSLKALLPYQDANQNIEIEQISFILKSNILLSFQEKRGDFFHIIRERIRKKIGQVRKRDTGYLLYLLIDSLMDSFFVTLDVVEDNVEQILLDARAKYHRDTLVGIEEYTQELNDVKRAVMPMREILNNVGTLHDKKHAHMIISKDSLVFYDRLQYKSIEILDQIEYNLNKLDSATNYYFSSQSNRMNEIMKVLTIVSVIFIPLTFIVGVYGMNFENMPELKMENGYFITLVGMFLLVLAMIAYFKWKRWF, from the coding sequence GTGAGACGAGTTAAATATAGTAAAATAAGAAAACTTCAGCCAAATACTTTGGAATATTCTGGTTCTTTTCCGGATGTGCCTATTTCTATGCAGCTTTTTATTTATACAGAAGATCATTTTGAAGAGTATAATGATTTAAGTCTGAAGGAAATAGAGGAAGTTTTGAAGAATTCTAGTGCAGATTCCATCAAGTGGTTTAATTTGCACGGTTTACACGATATTGAACTACTGCAAGAAATAGGGGAGTTCTTTCAAATTCAATCGTATATCATGGCCGAGATTTTAAACTTTGGACGTAGAACAAGGGTTGAAGATTTAGACGATACGCTTTTTTTTAGTTTAAAAGCGTTATTGCCCTACCAAGATGCAAACCAAAATATCGAAATAGAACAAATTAGTTTTATTTTAAAATCGAATATACTCCTGTCTTTTCAAGAGAAGAGAGGTGATTTTTTTCACATCATTCGAGAGCGAATTCGCAAGAAAATTGGACAGGTTCGCAAAAGGGATACCGGTTATTTATTGTATTTGTTGATTGATTCTCTCATGGATAGTTTTTTTGTGACATTGGATGTCGTAGAGGATAATGTCGAACAAATATTATTGGATGCAAGAGCGAAGTATCATCGAGATACACTCGTTGGTATTGAGGAGTATACGCAGGAATTAAACGATGTAAAACGCGCAGTGATGCCAATGCGGGAGATTTTAAACAATGTGGGAACGTTGCACGATAAAAAACACGCGCATATGATTATCAGCAAAGATAGCTTGGTTTTCTACGATCGATTACAATATAAAAGTATCGAAATCTTGGATCAAATTGAATACAACCTCAATAAATTAGATAGTGCGACCAATTATTACTTTTCTTCTCAAAGCAATCGAATGAATGAGATCATGAAGGTATTAACTATTGTGTCTGTTATTTTTATACCGTTGACATTTATTGTAGGGGTATACGGGATGAATTTTGAAAATATGCCAGAACTCAAAATGGAGAATGGTTATTTTATTACGTTAGTGGGAATGTTTCTACTCGTGTTGGCTATGATTGCCTATTTTAAATGGAAAAGATGGTTTTAA
- the hutI gene encoding imidazolonepropionase translates to MKILIKNIKELLQTRATSVNMISGNDMKILPKIDDAFLLIEDELILDYGPMADCPKEDDNIQEVIDAQGCVVLPTWVDSHTHLVYAGNRTLEFVDRINGLSYEEIFNRGGGILNSAKKLQETSEADLYEQSKVRVEEVIAQGTGAVEIKSGYGLTVEAELKMLRVIKRLKENYPIAIKATFLGAHAFPSEYKDNHTAYIDLIVNEMIPAIAKENLAEYIDAFLETGYFSVEETERIMEAGKQYGLRAKIHVNQFTAIDGIAACVKHDALSVDHLEIVTDEDIEVLKNSNTMPVALPTCSFFISIPYTPAKKMLAAGLPLALASDSNPGTTPSGNMNFVVATACIKMKLTPEEAINAATINGAYAMGVSATHGSITKGKKASVIITKPLHSFYEIPYAFASNPIGTVILNGQIQPYKN, encoded by the coding sequence ATGAAAATTTTAATAAAAAACATAAAAGAATTACTACAAACAAGAGCAACTTCTGTCAACATGATTTCAGGTAATGACATGAAAATCTTACCTAAAATAGACGATGCTTTTTTACTGATTGAAGATGAACTTATTTTGGATTATGGCCCAATGGCGGATTGTCCAAAAGAAGATGATAACATCCAAGAAGTAATTGATGCCCAAGGTTGCGTTGTGTTACCAACATGGGTTGACAGTCATACGCATTTGGTGTATGCAGGTAATCGTACTTTAGAATTTGTTGATCGCATCAATGGTTTGAGCTATGAAGAGATTTTCAATCGCGGTGGAGGAATTTTAAATTCAGCCAAAAAACTACAAGAAACGAGTGAAGCTGATTTATACGAGCAATCAAAAGTTCGTGTAGAAGAAGTGATTGCACAAGGAACGGGCGCGGTTGAAATCAAATCGGGTTATGGGTTGACAGTTGAAGCAGAATTAAAAATGTTGCGCGTGATTAAACGCTTGAAAGAAAACTATCCCATTGCTATTAAAGCGACCTTTTTAGGTGCTCATGCTTTTCCAAGCGAATACAAAGACAACCATACAGCCTATATTGACCTCATTGTCAATGAAATGATTCCGGCGATTGCCAAAGAAAACTTAGCAGAGTACATTGATGCCTTTTTAGAAACGGGTTATTTCTCTGTGGAAGAAACAGAGCGCATCATGGAGGCAGGAAAACAATATGGTTTACGCGCAAAAATTCACGTGAATCAATTTACAGCTATTGATGGTATTGCCGCTTGTGTAAAACACGATGCCCTTTCTGTTGATCACTTAGAAATTGTAACGGATGAAGATATTGAGGTATTAAAAAACAGCAACACCATGCCTGTTGCTTTACCTACTTGTTCTTTCTTCATTTCTATTCCTTATACACCCGCAAAAAAAATGTTAGCTGCTGGCTTGCCTTTGGCTTTGGCTTCGGATTCCAATCCAGGCACAACACCTTCAGGTAACATGAACTTTGTTGTAGCAACAGCTTGTATTAAAATGAAGTTAACCCCAGAAGAAGCGATCAATGCAGCAACCATCAATGGTGCTTATGCGATGGGCGTTAGTGCAACACATGGTAGTATCACCAAAGGAAAAAAAGCAAGTGTAATTATCACTAAACCTTTGCACTCTTTTTATGAAATACCGTATGCATTTGCCAGTAATCCTATCGGTACTGTCATCTTAAATGGGCAAATTCAACCTTATAAAAACTAA
- a CDS encoding formimidoylglutamase, which produces MTQTKLTIFTRDNLLALTSLRNGEIKLGERVHVIQQPSDWEKELAQNESKYVVLGIPEDIGVKANFGRMGTASAWEKFIATFLNIQHNRFNKGYWVTILGHLNFAAEVAETQQLDPTNKADRKRLFELVQLIDKEVSHLIAKIVKAGKIPIVIGGGHNNAYGNIKGTALAKGKAINAINFDAHTDFRPLEGRHSGNGFSYAFEEGFLKNYFVFGLHENYTSKGVFSSIKLHADRVKYNTYEQINIRKEKSFSNELLLAKKHIDGGFYGIEIDLDAIPQVASSAITPTGFSAERTRQFLHFFAESTNVAYLHICEGAPSLDYPTNNHVVGKLIAYLVSDFMKSNSNSPK; this is translated from the coding sequence ATGACACAAACTAAACTAACGATTTTTACAAGAGACAACCTACTTGCATTGACGAGTTTAAGAAATGGAGAAATAAAATTGGGCGAACGCGTTCACGTGATTCAACAGCCCTCAGATTGGGAAAAAGAACTCGCTCAAAATGAAAGCAAATACGTTGTTTTAGGTATTCCAGAAGACATTGGGGTAAAAGCTAATTTTGGTCGTATGGGAACAGCTAGTGCTTGGGAAAAGTTTATTGCTACTTTTTTGAATATTCAACACAATAGATTCAACAAGGGATATTGGGTAACCATTCTTGGCCATCTTAATTTTGCTGCAGAAGTAGCAGAAACTCAACAGTTAGACCCAACCAACAAAGCGGATCGCAAGCGTCTTTTTGAACTTGTACAGCTGATTGATAAAGAGGTTTCTCACCTGATTGCCAAAATCGTAAAGGCAGGTAAAATTCCCATTGTCATTGGCGGTGGTCATAACAATGCTTATGGAAATATCAAAGGAACTGCGTTGGCTAAAGGTAAAGCAATCAATGCCATTAACTTTGATGCCCATACGGATTTTAGACCTTTAGAAGGACGACATAGCGGTAATGGATTTTCTTATGCTTTTGAAGAAGGTTTTTTAAAAAACTACTTTGTTTTTGGGTTACATGAAAACTACACATCAAAAGGTGTGTTCAGTTCTATCAAATTGCATGCAGATCGTGTAAAATACAATACGTATGAGCAAATTAACATCCGCAAAGAGAAGTCATTTAGCAATGAATTACTACTTGCAAAGAAACACATTGACGGCGGATTTTACGGGATTGAAATTGATTTAGATGCGATTCCACAAGTGGCTAGTAGCGCAATTACCCCTACTGGTTTTTCTGCAGAACGCACCCGTCAATTCTTGCATTTCTTTGCAGAATCGACTAATGTTGCCTATTTGCATATTTGTGAAGGTGCTCCTTCTTTAGATTATCCAACCAATAATCATGTAGTTGGTAAATTAATAGCGTATCTTGTCTCTGATTTTATGAAATCAAATTCAAATAGCCCAAAGTAG
- a CDS encoding response regulator transcription factor, with the protein MNILLVEDDKRISEFIVKGLEEKGMHVQLASSGDEARKLVLNGDWDLILMDIMLPDIDGIQLTKMIRFKKDYTPILMLSALSDTTDKIDALDGGADDYLTKPFHFSELLSRINALTRRTKFNYENKNKSYNCRDVQLDPEKHVVTQAGKIIDLSPKEYKLLLYLLENKGRVISRTQILEQVWGIQYDTNTNVVDVYISYIRNKIDETQGKLIHTIKGTGYMLQE; encoded by the coding sequence GTGAATATATTATTAGTTGAAGACGACAAACGAATCAGCGAATTCATAGTCAAAGGATTAGAAGAAAAAGGAATGCATGTACAATTGGCATCCTCTGGGGATGAGGCGAGAAAACTCGTCCTCAATGGCGATTGGGATTTAATCCTCATGGATATTATGCTTCCGGATATTGATGGTATTCAGCTTACGAAAATGATTCGTTTTAAAAAGGATTATACTCCTATTTTAATGCTAAGTGCACTTAGTGATACCACAGATAAGATTGACGCTTTAGATGGTGGAGCTGATGATTATCTGACCAAACCTTTTCACTTCAGCGAATTGTTATCGCGTATCAATGCCTTAACCCGTCGAACTAAATTCAACTACGAAAATAAAAATAAGTCATACAATTGTAGAGATGTACAATTGGATCCCGAAAAACACGTAGTTACCCAAGCGGGCAAAATCATTGATTTATCCCCGAAAGAATACAAATTATTATTGTATCTATTGGAAAATAAAGGACGTGTGATTTCACGAACACAAATTTTAGAACAAGTTTGGGGTATTCAGTATGACACCAATACCAATGTGGTAGATGTGTACATTTCGTACATTCGCAATAAAATAGACGAAACACAAGGCAAATTAATTCACACCATCAAAGGAACGGGGTATATGCTTCAGGAATAG
- the aroC gene encoding chorismate synthase produces MNGNTFGNYFSLTTFGESHGEALGGIIDGCPAGVVLDMQAIQKEMDRRKPGQSTLVTQRKEADEVRFLSGIFEGITTGTPIGFTIENTNSKSKDYEHIKHAYRPSHADYVYDQKYGIRDYRGGGRSSARETACRVVGGAIAKQILAPMQITAYVSAVGDIRVEQPYTALNFSQIESNAVRCPDPKVAQEMEELIRQVKKEGDSVGGVITCVIQQVPVGLGAPVFDKLDAALAKAMLSINAVKGVEFGSGFAGTQLRGSQHNDILLPNGITATNNAGGIVGGISNGMDIFFNVAFKPTATIMKDQPSINAANEVVTVEGKGRHDACVLPRAVPIVESMAALVLLDMLIEQYGRQGWKNFQDKK; encoded by the coding sequence ATGAATGGAAATACCTTTGGCAACTATTTTAGCCTAACTACTTTTGGCGAATCACATGGCGAAGCTTTGGGAGGCATTATTGATGGATGTCCTGCTGGAGTAGTGCTCGATATGCAGGCCATTCAAAAAGAAATGGACAGACGCAAACCTGGACAATCTACCTTGGTAACCCAGCGCAAAGAGGCTGATGAAGTTCGTTTTTTATCGGGTATTTTTGAGGGAATCACAACTGGAACTCCCATTGGTTTTACTATTGAGAATACCAATTCAAAATCCAAGGATTACGAACATATTAAACACGCTTATCGACCGAGTCATGCGGACTATGTATACGATCAAAAATACGGAATACGCGATTATAGAGGGGGAGGAAGAAGCTCAGCTCGTGAAACTGCTTGTAGAGTGGTAGGCGGAGCAATTGCCAAGCAAATTTTAGCTCCCATGCAAATTACAGCTTATGTGTCTGCTGTAGGAGATATTCGCGTAGAACAACCATATACAGCATTAAATTTCAGCCAGATAGAATCCAATGCCGTGCGTTGTCCTGATCCAAAAGTGGCACAAGAAATGGAGGAACTAATTCGACAAGTAAAGAAAGAAGGGGACTCAGTAGGAGGGGTGATTACTTGTGTAATACAACAGGTTCCCGTTGGTTTAGGCGCTCCAGTTTTTGATAAATTAGATGCAGCATTAGCTAAAGCCATGTTGAGTATCAATGCCGTAAAAGGCGTAGAATTTGGTAGTGGGTTTGCTGGAACACAACTGAGAGGAAGCCAACACAATGATATCTTATTGCCGAATGGTATCACAGCAACAAATAATGCGGGAGGAATCGTTGGAGGAATTAGCAATGGAATGGATATCTTTTTCAATGTTGCATTTAAGCCAACTGCAACAATCATGAAGGATCAACCATCTATCAATGCGGCTAATGAAGTAGTAACGGTAGAGGGAAAAGGACGCCACGATGCTTGCGTATTACCTAGAGCTGTACCTATCGTAGAATCCATGGCTGCTTTGGTATTACTGGATATGCTTATTGAGCAATATGGGAGACAGGGATGGAAAAACTTCCAAGATAAAAAATAA
- a CDS encoding YqiA/YcfP family alpha/beta fold hydrolase has protein sequence MQLIYIHGYGSNRESRKYVLLEKHFATYEASCVEWTPETDFSTWLMQGHQAVEQEETLLLIGDSTGANLAYQWKEKRKAQGLQTILILLSPLLSYSHRLNKDLVFIPNLKNSLLDIPTPEDAFLLIGKQDETLDLQALNPYQCANSEVLYIEDSHRLPLFEQYLPLLADYVERQRLILAK, from the coding sequence ATGCAGTTGATTTATATTCATGGGTATGGCTCTAATAGGGAGTCAAGAAAGTATGTATTATTAGAAAAACATTTCGCTACTTATGAAGCGAGTTGTGTAGAATGGACGCCAGAAACGGATTTTAGTACGTGGTTGATGCAAGGGCATCAAGCGGTTGAACAGGAAGAAACACTACTTCTTATTGGAGATTCAACAGGGGCTAATCTTGCTTATCAATGGAAGGAGAAACGCAAAGCACAAGGGCTTCAAACCATTCTGATTTTGTTGAGTCCGTTGTTGAGCTATTCCCATCGATTAAATAAAGATTTAGTATTTATTCCCAATTTAAAAAATAGCCTACTCGATATTCCCACCCCAGAAGATGCTTTTCTTCTGATCGGAAAACAAGATGAAACTTTAGACTTACAGGCGTTGAATCCATATCAATGTGCAAATAGTGAGGTTCTTTATATAGAGGATTCTCATCGCTTGCCTTTATTTGAGCAATATCTACCGCTTCTTGCAGATTATGTGGAACGTCAACGACTGATTTTAGCGAAATAA
- a CDS encoding AI-2E family transporter, producing MTSNPKPLIPNSILVQLGFLVLILFVFYLLASNLVFFLPGFLGALCLTVLLLPPYRWMTQKKGWNKNLSIIALMLGSSMLVLAPLYLLIQTITQKVLVVLQDKDKIQAGIESTVRSLRESYNIDIFNENTISKATELGTQAFQAIVNTSVNSVVEIGVAYLMLYFLLKEYQQIQAWLTRYLPMQANNMDELKVDMKRLVVSNSVGVPLTAFIQGIVAFIGYLIFGVEDAFVFFILTAFASLLPVVGAAVIYIPLIVMMLANGQQGSAIGLLIYCLVVVGTSDNLIRFLLQKKMADVHPLITIFGVIVGVNVFGFIGIIFGPILFSLFMWLIKIYYREFVEANKAKIIEK from the coding sequence ATGACTTCGAACCCAAAACCGTTAATTCCCAATTCTATTTTAGTACAGTTGGGATTTCTAGTTTTAATCTTGTTTGTATTTTACTTGTTGGCAAGTAATCTCGTTTTTTTTCTACCTGGTTTTCTAGGAGCTTTGTGCTTAACTGTGCTACTATTACCTCCTTATCGTTGGATGACGCAGAAAAAAGGATGGAACAAGAATTTGTCTATTATAGCTTTAATGCTAGGAAGTAGCATGTTGGTGCTTGCTCCCTTGTATTTGTTAATTCAAACAATCACCCAAAAGGTCTTGGTGGTTCTACAAGACAAAGATAAAATTCAAGCCGGAATTGAATCGACGGTTCGCAGCTTACGAGAGAGTTATAATATTGATATTTTCAATGAAAATACAATTAGCAAAGCAACAGAGTTGGGAACACAAGCTTTTCAAGCTATTGTGAATACTTCTGTAAATAGCGTCGTGGAAATTGGAGTGGCGTATTTGATGCTGTATTTTCTATTGAAGGAATATCAACAAATTCAAGCTTGGTTAACGCGTTATTTACCTATGCAAGCCAATAACATGGATGAGCTGAAAGTAGATATGAAACGCTTGGTTGTTTCCAATAGTGTAGGGGTACCGCTAACAGCTTTTATTCAAGGTATTGTTGCGTTTATCGGGTATTTAATCTTTGGGGTAGAAGATGCTTTTGTGTTTTTTATTCTTACCGCTTTTGCCTCTTTGCTACCTGTTGTTGGAGCAGCAGTGATTTACATTCCTTTAATCGTTATGATGTTGGCTAATGGTCAGCAGGGAAGTGCTATAGGTTTATTAATCTATTGCTTAGTGGTAGTGGGAACTTCGGATAATTTAATTCGATTTTTACTGCAAAAGAAAATGGCAGATGTCCACCCACTAATTACTATTTTCGGCGTGATTGTTGGGGTGAATGTGTTTGGATTCATCGGAATCATATTCGGACCAATTTTATTTTCTCTTTTCATGTGGTTAATAAAGATATACTACAGAGAATTTGTGGAGGCCAATAAGGCTAAAATTATTGAAAAATAG
- a CDS encoding peptide-N-glycosidase F-related protein encodes MSKKILLLSFLVCGLLLGTACSSDDSSPKEEEQKPKPEEPEEPVEPGEEEGGEEGPDKTGTFNYTTFKDVKVGFGDGLSQSAEGTFTFPTDIEKVQTIKMYVQNPCQNKECDEWDRFANVYVKNKKTNEWYEIGRFITPYWVGSEKLPRGWEFDVTDFKSLLTGDVELKIYTETWLAKGRVYSVDFDFIYGETAYQYSAVVPLFQYNQSSIDGVPYGTAQTTDLARSIKLPANTELAYFRTTISGWGHATPNDAGGRGCAEWCYRTHHIQLEGSNAFEHYMGPIGCANNPINNQAPGNWKPDRAGWCPGMVVPPYINNLTGDLKNKTLNFNYKLEPWTANNPENKAFYAISTFVVVHSTTPIQPAVVQ; translated from the coding sequence ATGAGCAAAAAAATTTTATTACTTAGTTTTTTAGTTTGCGGTTTACTGCTTGGCACCGCTTGTTCTTCGGATGATTCTTCACCAAAAGAAGAAGAACAAAAACCTAAGCCAGAAGAACCTGAGGAACCAGTAGAACCAGGTGAAGAAGAAGGAGGTGAAGAAGGACCTGATAAAACAGGAACTTTTAACTATACTACATTTAAAGATGTCAAAGTAGGTTTTGGTGATGGTTTATCTCAAAGTGCTGAGGGAACCTTTACTTTTCCAACCGATATAGAAAAAGTACAAACCATTAAGATGTATGTACAAAACCCATGTCAGAATAAAGAATGTGACGAATGGGATCGCTTTGCCAATGTATATGTAAAAAACAAAAAGACCAACGAATGGTATGAAATTGGTCGTTTTATCACTCCATATTGGGTAGGTTCTGAAAAGTTACCAAGAGGATGGGAATTTGACGTAACTGATTTCAAATCACTATTAACAGGTGATGTAGAATTAAAAATATACACGGAAACTTGGTTAGCTAAAGGACGTGTGTACAGCGTTGATTTCGATTTCATCTATGGAGAAACGGCTTATCAATATTCTGCTGTTGTTCCTTTATTCCAATACAACCAATCGTCTATTGATGGCGTTCCGTATGGAACAGCACAAACAACGGATTTAGCAAGAAGTATAAAGCTACCTGCTAATACTGAACTGGCTTATTTCAGAACAACCATTTCAGGTTGGGGACATGCAACGCCAAATGATGCTGGTGGTAGAGGATGTGCAGAATGGTGCTATAGAACTCATCATATTCAATTAGAAGGAAGCAACGCCTTTGAACATTATATGGGGCCTATTGGTTGTGCCAATAATCCAATCAACAATCAAGCACCTGGAAATTGGAAACCTGATCGCGCGGGTTGGTGTCCAGGTATGGTAGTTCCTCCTTATATCAATAACCTTACGGGGGATTTGAAAAACAAAACCTTGAATTTCAATTATAAATTAGAACCTTGGACAGCGAACAACCCTGAAAATAAAGCATTTTATGCTATTTCTACGTTTGTTGTTGTGCATAGTACTACACCGATTCAACCTGCTGTTGTGCAATAA
- the glmM gene encoding phosphoglucosamine mutase, producing MTLIKSISGIRGTIGGKVGFNLTPIDAVKFASAYGTFLKNNSGKDQLKVVIGRDARLSGPMIHNLVMHTLVGLGIDVIDLGLSTTPTVEVAVPMEGADGGIILTASHNPKQWNALKLLNDKGEFLSGAEGEIILEIADQDAYVFAEVDRLGSITTRNDYMDIHIEEILKLKLVDVEAIKKRQFKVVVDGVNSSGGIIIPDLLRKLGVEVVELYCDPTGHFPHNPEPLKEHLQDICALVKAEKADLGIVVDPDVDRLAFISNDGEMFGEEYTLVAVADYVLSKTPGNTVSNLSSSRALRDVTVNRGGNYGAAAVGEVNVVELMKATNAVIGGEGNGGIIYPETHYGRDALVGVALFLTHLANQTLSVAELRATYPQYYMSKNKIELTPKLNVDMILELIAENYKNQEVSTIDGVKIDFPTSWVHLRKSNTEPIIRIYTEAPSQEEADGLAARMMEELRVIAGI from the coding sequence ATGACATTGATAAAATCAATTTCAGGAATACGAGGTACAATAGGAGGTAAGGTAGGTTTTAATTTAACTCCCATTGATGCAGTTAAATTTGCTTCTGCTTACGGAACATTCTTGAAAAATAATAGTGGTAAAGACCAATTGAAAGTAGTTATTGGTCGTGATGCACGTCTATCAGGCCCTATGATTCACAATTTAGTGATGCATACGTTAGTTGGCTTGGGAATTGATGTAATTGACTTAGGTCTGTCTACAACACCAACAGTAGAAGTAGCGGTTCCGATGGAAGGTGCGGATGGAGGAATTATCCTAACGGCTTCACATAACCCGAAACAGTGGAATGCTTTAAAATTATTAAACGACAAAGGAGAGTTTTTAAGCGGTGCTGAAGGGGAAATCATTTTGGAAATTGCAGATCAAGATGCTTATGTTTTTGCAGAAGTAGATCGTTTGGGAAGCATTACCACAAGAAATGATTATATGGATATTCACATCGAAGAAATTTTAAAGTTAAAATTAGTCGATGTAGAAGCAATCAAAAAACGTCAGTTTAAAGTAGTTGTAGATGGTGTTAACTCTTCGGGAGGAATTATTATTCCAGACTTGTTGAGAAAACTTGGTGTTGAAGTGGTGGAGCTGTATTGTGATCCAACAGGACATTTTCCACATAACCCAGAGCCATTAAAAGAACACTTACAAGATATTTGTGCTTTAGTAAAAGCAGAAAAAGCAGATTTGGGAATCGTTGTGGATCCGGATGTTGATCGTTTGGCTTTCATCTCAAATGATGGTGAAATGTTTGGGGAAGAATATACGTTAGTAGCGGTAGCGGATTACGTATTGAGTAAAACTCCAGGAAATACCGTTTCGAATTTATCGTCTTCTCGTGCTTTACGCGATGTAACAGTAAATAGAGGAGGAAATTATGGAGCTGCAGCAGTAGGAGAGGTGAATGTAGTAGAATTGATGAAAGCAACAAATGCTGTAATCGGTGGTGAAGGAAATGGAGGGATTATTTATCCAGAAACCCACTACGGACGCGATGCTTTAGTTGGAGTCGCTTTATTCTTAACTCATTTAGCAAATCAAACCTTATCTGTAGCAGAATTAAGAGCAACGTATCCTCAATATTATATGAGTAAAAATAAAATCGAATTGACACCTAAATTGAATGTCGATATGATTTTAGAACTAATTGCTGAAAATTATAAAAATCAAGAAGTTAGCACAATCGATGGAGTGAAAATTGACTTTCCAACGAGTTGGGTACACTTAAGAAAATCCAATACAGAACCAATTATCCGTATTTATACAGAAGCCCCTTCTCAAGAGGAAGCCGATGGTTTAGCTGCTCGTATGATGGAAGAATTACGCGTAATTGCTGGAATTTAA